A single window of Fusobacterium perfoetens DNA harbors:
- a CDS encoding sigma 54-interacting transcriptional regulator yields the protein MDLLFQIKNDIQKYAETISQIINIHVEVMDKDFIRIAGTGELKNKVGMNMEKEAGIYKKVLKTGKTIVIVNPRENEACLKCVSKEKCREILEVSVPITFNSDTIGVIGLICFEESQKNNFLMKKNYYIGFLEQMAAFISSRVYQENEKIMIENNNKVLLNVVDRIPNGIIITNEHNKVELINETGTFLFGKYIPEMNVKTAGISDIFDKKEFFLTCNDITHEVVGDIIDFPTNMGRFRTLYIFQEAEKFREYIQQFNSNFAKDFIFTSPQMQNVYLKIQKVAKTTTTTLITGESGTGKEVVAKLIHMNSNRASGPFIPVNCGAIPESLIESEFFGYVKGAFTGANPQGKIGFFEQADGGTIFLDEIGDMPLSLQVKLLRVLQEKTITPIGSNKIKKIDIRIIAATNKNLEELVAENKFREDLYYRLNVFPIYIPPLRERQKDIEELAVYFVEKYSHLFNIPSKRISEGVINIFTSYSWPGNIRELKNIIEYIINVIDERENIISEKHLPPKLVNNFKSKGIKTLADLEREAIKNVLEKFGNSSKDKIKAAKALDISLATLYRKIKQYNLEN from the coding sequence ATGGATTTACTTTTTCAAATAAAAAATGATATTCAAAAATATGCAGAAACAATTTCTCAAATAATAAATATACATGTAGAAGTAATGGATAAAGACTTTATAAGAATAGCTGGAACAGGAGAGCTTAAAAATAAAGTTGGAATGAATATGGAAAAGGAAGCAGGTATTTATAAAAAAGTTTTAAAAACAGGAAAAACAATAGTGATAGTTAATCCAAGAGAAAATGAAGCTTGTTTAAAATGTGTTTCAAAGGAAAAATGCAGAGAAATTCTTGAGGTTTCAGTTCCTATTACTTTTAATTCAGATACAATAGGAGTAATAGGTCTCATATGTTTTGAAGAAAGTCAAAAAAATAATTTTTTGATGAAAAAAAATTATTATATAGGCTTTCTGGAACAAATGGCAGCATTTATAAGTTCTAGAGTATATCAAGAAAATGAAAAAATAATGATAGAAAATAATAATAAGGTTCTTCTTAATGTTGTTGATAGAATTCCAAATGGAATAATAATTACAAATGAACATAATAAAGTTGAACTTATAAATGAAACAGGAACATTTCTTTTTGGAAAATATATTCCTGAAATGAATGTTAAGACAGCAGGAATCTCGGATATTTTTGATAAAAAAGAATTTTTTCTGACATGTAATGACATAACTCATGAAGTGGTTGGAGATATAATAGATTTTCCAACAAATATGGGAAGATTCAGAACTCTTTATATTTTTCAAGAAGCAGAAAAATTCAGAGAATATATTCAACAATTTAATAGTAATTTTGCTAAAGATTTTATATTTACCTCTCCTCAGATGCAGAATGTTTATCTAAAAATACAAAAAGTTGCGAAAACAACAACAACGACTCTGATTACAGGAGAAAGCGGAACAGGAAAGGAAGTAGTTGCAAAATTAATTCATATGAATAGTAATAGAGCAAGTGGGCCTTTTATTCCTGTAAATTGTGGAGCAATACCAGAATCTCTTATAGAAAGTGAATTTTTTGGATATGTGAAAGGAGCTTTTACTGGAGCAAATCCACAAGGAAAAATAGGCTTTTTTGAACAAGCTGATGGAGGAACAATTTTTCTTGATGAAATAGGAGATATGCCTCTTTCTCTTCAAGTAAAGCTTTTAAGAGTGCTTCAGGAAAAAACAATCACTCCTATAGGTTCAAATAAAATAAAAAAAATAGATATAAGAATTATTGCTGCAACAAATAAAAATTTAGAAGAACTTGTAGCTGAAAATAAATTCAGAGAAGATTTATATTATAGACTTAATGTTTTTCCAATATATATTCCTCCTCTTCGTGAAAGACAAAAAGATATTGAAGAGCTTGCAGTTTATTTTGTTGAAAAATATTCTCACCTTTTTAATATTCCATCAAAGAGAATATCAGAGGGAGTAATTAATATTTTTACTTCATATAGCTGGCCAGGAAATATAAGAGAATTAAAAAATATTATAGAATATATAATAAATGTTATTGATGAAAGAGAAAATATAATTTCAGAGAAACATCTTCCTCCAAAACTTGTTAATAATTTTAAAAGTAAAGGGATAAAAACTCTAGCAGATCTTGAAAGAGAAGCCATTAAAAATGTTTTGGAAAAATTTGGGAACTCATCAAAAGATAAAATAAAAGCAGCTAAGGCACT